The Desulfobacteraceae bacterium DNA window GCATCGTCGTCCAGTGCCAGCAGGAAAAATCCCAGCATCGCAACAAGGATATGGCCATGAAGGTGCTCAAGGCCAGACTCTACCAGGCCGAGAAGCGGCGCCAGGAGGAAAAGCTCCAGGAAATCCACGACGGCAAGGAGGACATTGCCTGGGGCAGCCAGATCCGCTCCTATGTTCTGCAGCCCTACCAGATGGTCAAGGACCACCGCATCAATCTGGACGTGGGGGATGTCAACAGCGTGCTGGACGGCGATCTGGACCCCTTCATCGAGGGTGTGCTGCTCTCCAAAAAGCACCGCCAATGAACCCCGCCGGGCTGATCCGCGAGTACTACGACCCCGCCGGCAAGGCCTACGGGGTGATGATGCGGCATGCGGAGCAGGTGGCCCGCAAGGCCCTGGCCGTGGCCGAGCGGATCCAGGCGCCAGGCGTTGATCTGGCCTTTGTGGAGTCCGCCGCCCTGCTGCACGACATCGGCATTTTCCTGACCCACGCCCCGCTCTTCGGTTGCACCGGGACCCGGCCCTATCTCTGCCACGGGGTCCTGGGCCGGGAGCTGCTGGAGAAGGCCGGCTGGCCGCGGCATGCGCTGGTCTGCGAGCGGCACGTGGGGGTGGGCCTCACCCGGGCGGAGATTGAAAAAAATCGGCTGCCGCTGCCCGGCCGGGACATGCGGCCGGTCACCCTGGAAGAGCAGATCGTCTGCTTTGCCGACAAGTTTTTCTCC harbors:
- a CDS encoding HD domain-containing protein, translated to MNPAGLIREYYDPAGKAYGVMMRHAEQVARKALAVAERIQAPGVDLAFVESAALLHDIGIFLTHAPLFGCTGTRPYLCHGVLGRELLEKAGWPRHALVCERHVGVGLTRAEIEKNRLPLPGRDMRPVTLEEQIVCFADKFFSKNGQGEGEKSLDRIRAELLPFGAGKVAIFDAWARRFGEVPG